Proteins co-encoded in one Malus domestica chromosome 09, GDT2T_hap1 genomic window:
- the LOC103421936 gene encoding UPF0481 protein At3g47200-like translates to MMTDSADESNAKADHSIIQVEEERERIDREISHVGNQSWSGNEENEDELIASRIEGKLPKESTEEPVHTCIFRVPTKHVRDNENAFVPQVVSIGPYHRGREKLQGMEQTKLRYLLHLLNRKPTPDTSLGKFVKEIRSREEFLRKCYEEKSYHLSSYEFVEMMVVDGCFILELLRKSVSPFPGRFSTFKNDLLLLENQLPWQVLDCLFNLTKTSEEISLYQLTLELSENMRYPIETGTLEIRHLLDAVRNSLFGWEKREYYRDWSHWTPIPSATHLEETGVKFQPAYMKSQLEIGFNIVNGVMKIPYMIIEDNTESLFRNLIVYEQCQLVGDYDTCPILSYAMLFNQLIKSTKDLLSLTQKEIIDTNLSVQDTVRFFDRLRYDTEHMKFFYSALALDVNQYYHSRSLRRWLAGIKRDYLYNPKSILSLFSNAVILALILTAIQTVYGILAYYKQN, encoded by the coding sequence ATGATGACAGACTCAGCTGATGAGAGCAATGCAAAGGCTGATCACTCCATAATTCAAgtagaagaggagagagagagaattgacaGAGAAATAAGTCATGTGGGTAACCAAAGTTGGAGCGGAAACGAAGAAAATGAAGACGAATTAATAGCGTCCCGGATAGAAGGAAAGCTTCCCAAGGAATCAACAGAAGAACCAGTTCATACTTGCATATTTAGAGTCCCTACTAAACATGTCAGGGACAATGAAAATGCTTTTGTCCCACAAGTGGTTTCAATCGGGCCGTATCACCGCGGAAGAGAAAAGCTTCAAGGCATGGAACAAACTAAGCTAAGGTATTTGCTACACCTCCTCAATCGCAAACCAACTCCAGACACCAGTTTGGGAAAGTTTGTCAAAGaaattagaagcagagaagagTTTCTTCGTAAGTGCTATGAAGAAAAGTCGTATCATCTGAGTAGCTATGAGTTTGTAGAAATGATGGTGGTCGATGGTTGCTTTATTTTAGAACTTCTCCGCAAATCTGTTTCGCCTTTCCCAGGGCGGTTCTCCACATTTAAAAACGACTTGTTGCTGCTTGAAAACCAGCTTCCATGGCAAGTTCTCGACTGTTTATTCAACCTCACAAAAACATCAGAAGAGATTTCTCTATATCAACTTACTTTGGAACTTTCCGAAAACATGCGTTATCCCATTGAGACTGGGACATTGGAAATCAGACATTTACTTGACGCAGTAAGAAATTCGCTTTTTGGATGGGAAAAAAGGGAGTATTACAGAGATTGGAGTCATTGGACTCCTATTCCCTCAGCGACACATCTTGAGGAAACTGGAGTCAAATTTCAACCAGCGTATATGAAATCTCAGTTGGAAATAGGCTTCAACATAGTAAATGGAGTGATGAAAATTCCATATATGATAATTGAAGACAACACAGAATCTCTGTTCAGAAACCTCATAGTCTATGAACAGTGTCAGTTGGTGGGCGACTATGACACATGTCCCATTTTGTCTTACGCCATGCTGTTCAATCAGCTTATCAAGTCTACCAAAGATTTACTCTCTCTCACTCAGAAAGAAATTATAGACACCAATTTGAGCGTGCAGGACACCGTTCGTTTCTTCGATAGGCTTCGCTATGACACTGAACACATGAAGTTCTTTTACTCTGCCCTCGCCCTTGACGTGAATCAGTATTATCATAGTCGCTCACTAAGGCGTTGGCTTGCAGGGATCAAAAGGGATTATCTATATAATCCAAAATCAATCTTGTCACTTTTCTCAAATGCAGTCATCCTTGCTCTCATTCTTACAGCCATACAGACAGTATATGGTATTCTCGCCTACTACAAGCAGAATTAG
- the LOC103421934 gene encoding clathrin light chain 1-like isoform X2, translated as MMPPPPAKDVKDAKGGKDGKDTKDVKDAKGGNDAKDAKEGGKDAKEGNDAKNGKTSSTAAAGAADASTPVSPAKDVAANGTPALSKPEAPAEPEGEQHSETTPDPTESLGEG; from the exons ATGATGCCGCCCCCACCTGCCAAAGATGTCAAGGATGCAAAGGGAGGAAAAGATGGAAAGGATACAAAGGATGTAAAAGATGCAAAGGGAGGAAATGATGCAAAGGATGCCAAGGAAGGAGGAAAGGACGCAAAGGAAGGAAACGATGCAAAGAATGGAAAGACTAGTTCAACAGCCGCAGCTGGAGCTGCAGATGCAAGCACACCTGTTTCACCTGCCAAAGACGTTGCTGCGAATGGTACTCCCGCCTTATCAAAACCAGAGGCTCCTGCTGAACCAGAGGGTGAGCAACATTCGGAAACCACACCAGATCCTACTGA GTCCTTGGGTGAAGGTTGA
- the LOC103421934 gene encoding clathrin light chain 1-like isoform X1 yields MMPPPPAKDVKDAKGGKDGKDTKDVKDAKGGNDAKDAKEGGKDAKEGNDAKNGKTSSTAAAGAADASTPVSPAKDVAANGTPALSKPEAPAEPEGEQHSETTPDPTEVCSMKCRDCRDFLCNCKTTSIGFNVITFTF; encoded by the exons ATGATGCCGCCCCCACCTGCCAAAGATGTCAAGGATGCAAAGGGAGGAAAAGATGGAAAGGATACAAAGGATGTAAAAGATGCAAAGGGAGGAAATGATGCAAAGGATGCCAAGGAAGGAGGAAAGGACGCAAAGGAAGGAAACGATGCAAAGAATGGAAAGACTAGTTCAACAGCCGCAGCTGGAGCTGCAGATGCAAGCACACCTGTTTCACCTGCCAAAGACGTTGCTGCGAATGGTACTCCCGCCTTATCAAAACCAGAGGCTCCTGCTGAACCAGAGGGTGAGCAACATTCGGAAACCACACCAGATCCTACTGA AGTCTGCAGCATGAAATGCAGAGACTGCAGAGATTTCCTTTGTAACTGCAAAACCACCTCTATTGGATTCAATGTTATCACATTTACTTTTTAG